In Aristaeella hokkaidonensis, the following are encoded in one genomic region:
- the dnaJ gene encoding molecular chaperone DnaJ has protein sequence MANKRDYYEVLGVGKNATDDEIKKAYRKKAKECHPDLHPDDKEAVERFKELNEANEVLSDPQKRARYDQYGFEDPMAGMGGGGNPFAGGFDFGMGDIFDQLFNGGMGRSSRSQGPVQGNDLRYELRITFEEAAKGCEKSFEIFRNELCETCKGSGAKPGTSPVTCTTCKGTGQIRQSGGWMTTVRTCPTCGGSGKMIKEKCSSCGGTGRVRKKRTVTVKVPAGIDHGQTIIMNAQGEPGMRGGPNGDLYIVVNVKPHNLFKRDGYNLLLDFPISFATAALGGDVQVPTLNGPVKYRIPEGTQPGTEFRIKGAGIQQLRGSGKGDLILRVKVEIPRRLTNKQKDLLREFDATTGDREYENRKSFMDRVKELFQ, from the coding sequence ATGGCGAATAAGCGGGATTACTATGAGGTGCTCGGCGTCGGAAAGAACGCGACAGACGACGAGATTAAAAAAGCTTATCGGAAAAAAGCCAAAGAATGCCATCCGGATCTGCATCCGGATGACAAAGAAGCTGTGGAACGGTTCAAAGAACTGAATGAAGCCAATGAGGTTCTGAGTGATCCGCAGAAACGGGCCCGGTATGATCAGTACGGATTTGAAGACCCGATGGCCGGAATGGGCGGCGGAGGCAATCCTTTTGCCGGCGGATTTGATTTCGGCATGGGAGATATTTTTGACCAGCTGTTTAACGGCGGTATGGGCAGAAGTTCCAGGAGCCAGGGTCCGGTACAGGGAAACGACCTGCGGTATGAGCTGCGCATCACATTTGAAGAAGCGGCCAAAGGCTGCGAAAAGAGCTTTGAAATCTTCCGGAATGAGCTGTGCGAAACCTGTAAAGGCAGCGGAGCAAAGCCCGGGACAAGCCCTGTAACATGTACCACCTGTAAAGGTACAGGCCAGATCCGTCAGAGCGGAGGATGGATGACAACGGTCAGGACCTGTCCCACATGCGGCGGAAGCGGTAAGATGATCAAGGAGAAGTGCTCTTCCTGCGGCGGAACAGGACGGGTCAGGAAAAAGAGAACCGTGACTGTAAAGGTTCCCGCTGGAATTGATCATGGGCAGACAATCATCATGAATGCCCAGGGTGAACCCGGTATGCGGGGAGGACCGAACGGCGACCTGTATATTGTGGTGAATGTCAAGCCGCACAATCTGTTCAAGCGGGACGGATACAATCTCCTGCTTGATTTCCCCATCAGTTTCGCTACAGCTGCGCTGGGTGGAGACGTACAGGTTCCGACCCTGAACGGCCCCGTGAAATATCGTATCCCTGAGGGAACACAGCCCGGCACAGAATTCAGGATCAAGGGAGCCGGCATCCAGCAGTTGAGGGGCAGCGGAAAGGGTGATCTGATTCTGCGCGTCAAAGTGGAGATTCCGAGACGGCTGACGAACAAGCAGAAGGATCTGCTGCGCGAGTTTGACGCTACCACGGGAGACCGGGAGTATGAAAACCGAAAGAGCTTTATGGACAGAGTGAAAGAACTCTTCCAGTGA
- a CDS encoding VanZ family protein — MTTLLTAAVMVMIFAFSTEDAEHSDRTSGLISRSVMSIIHPEYEQLEESRQKLLYDDVQHIVRKCAHFTEYMLLGLMLRLCLESWFGRKVKKTRSLALAGFCGGTIYACTDEFHQLLIEGRSGQWSDVLVDGSGVLLGVLIAALLIMRVNRKNAESE, encoded by the coding sequence ATGACTACGCTTCTGACAGCTGCTGTAATGGTTATGATATTTGCTTTTTCAACAGAGGATGCCGAACACTCAGACAGGACAAGCGGTCTGATTTCGAGAAGTGTTATGTCGATTATTCATCCGGAATATGAACAGCTTGAAGAATCCAGACAGAAGCTTTTATATGATGATGTGCAGCATATCGTACGTAAATGCGCGCACTTCACGGAGTACATGCTGCTGGGGCTGATGCTTCGGCTTTGCCTGGAAAGCTGGTTCGGACGGAAAGTCAAAAAAACACGCAGTCTTGCACTCGCCGGGTTCTGCGGTGGAACGATCTATGCCTGTACAGATGAGTTTCATCAGCTTCTGATCGAAGGAAGAAGCGGACAATGGTCCGATGTTTTAGTGGACGGAAGCGGCGTTCTGCTGGGCGTGCTGATCGCAGCCCTTCTGATTATGCGCGTGAACAGAAAAAACGCGGAGTCGGAATGA